The following are encoded together in the Sphingomicrobium clamense genome:
- the rpsM gene encoding 30S ribosomal protein S13 — MARIAGVNIPTNKRVEIALTYIHGIGRTKAKEITEKLKISPERRVQDLTDQEVLHIREAIDADYTVEGDLRRETAMNIKRLMDMACYRGLRHRKGLPVRGQRTHTNARTRKGKAKPIAGKKK; from the coding sequence ATGGCACGTATTGCTGGGGTGAACATCCCGACGAACAAGCGCGTTGAAATCGCGCTGACCTACATCCACGGCATTGGGCGCACCAAGGCCAAGGAAATCACCGAGAAGCTGAAGATTTCGCCGGAACGCCGGGTCCAGGACCTGACCGACCAGGAAGTCCTTCACATCCGCGAAGCGATCGACGCCGACTACACGGTCGAAGGCGATCTTCGTCGCGAAACCGCGATGAACATCAAGCGGCTCATGGACATGGCCTGCTATCGCGGCCTTCGTCACCGTAAGGGCCTGCCGGTCCGCGGCCAGCGCACGCACACCAATGCGCGCACCCGCAAGGGCAAGGCCAAGCCGATCGCCGGGAAGAAGAAGTAA
- the rpsK gene encoding 30S ribosomal protein S11, giving the protein MAREPQRVRRREKKNITAGVAHVNASFNNTMITITDAQGNAISWSSAGMMGFKGSRKSTPYAAQVAAEDAGKKAQEHGVRTLEVEVKGPGSGRESALRALQAVGFTITSIRDVTPIPHNGVRPSKRRRV; this is encoded by the coding sequence ATGGCACGTGAACCGCAGCGCGTTCGTCGCCGGGAAAAGAAGAACATCACCGCCGGCGTCGCGCACGTGAACGCCTCGTTCAACAACACGATGATTACCATCACCGACGCGCAGGGCAATGCGATCAGCTGGTCCAGCGCCGGCATGATGGGCTTCAAGGGCTCGCGCAAGTCGACGCCGTACGCCGCGCAGGTTGCCGCCGAAGACGCCGGCAAGAAGGCGCAGGAACATGGCGTTCGCACCCTCGAGGTCGAAGTGAAGGGTCCGGGCTCGGGCCGCGAAAGCGCGCTTCGTGCGCTTCAGGCGGTGGGCTTCACCATCACCTCGATCCGCGACGTGACGCCGATCCCGCACAACGGGGTCCGTCCCTCGAAGCGCCGCCGCGTCTAA
- a CDS encoding DNA-directed RNA polymerase subunit alpha, producing MSINAKNWQELKKPQGLDRKSGTDTKRKATFVAEPLERGFGMTLGNSLRRVLLSSLQGAAVTSIKIEGVLHEFSSLAGVREDVTDIVINVKQIALKMEGEGPKRLQLSATGPGEVTAGQIACPGDLEITNPDLVICHLDEGATLNMELTADVGKGYVPAAMNRPSDAPIGLIPVDSLYSPIKQVAYKVDNTRVGQDLDYDKLSLTIETDGTVTPEDAVAYAARILQDQLQLFVHFDDSAIAPAPAQNQGAGEGGEDANQLNRYLLKKVDELELSVRSANCLKNDNIIYIGDLVQKTEAEMLRTPNFGRKSLNEIKEVLASMGLRLGMEIPGWPPENIEEMAKKLEQELLG from the coding sequence ATGTCGATCAACGCAAAGAACTGGCAGGAACTCAAAAAGCCGCAGGGTCTCGACCGCAAGTCGGGCACCGACACCAAGCGCAAGGCCACCTTCGTCGCCGAACCGCTCGAGCGCGGCTTCGGCATGACGCTGGGCAACTCGCTCCGCCGCGTGCTCCTGAGCTCGCTGCAGGGCGCTGCCGTCACCTCGATCAAGATCGAAGGCGTGCTCCACGAATTCTCGTCGCTGGCAGGTGTGCGTGAAGACGTCACGGACATCGTCATCAACGTCAAGCAAATCGCGCTCAAGATGGAAGGCGAAGGCCCCAAGCGGCTGCAGCTTTCGGCGACCGGTCCGGGCGAAGTCACGGCGGGCCAGATCGCTTGTCCCGGCGACCTCGAGATCACCAACCCCGATCTCGTCATCTGCCACCTCGACGAGGGCGCGACGCTCAACATGGAACTGACCGCCGACGTCGGCAAAGGCTACGTCCCCGCGGCGATGAACCGCCCGTCGGACGCCCCGATCGGCCTCATCCCGGTCGACAGCCTCTATTCGCCGATCAAGCAGGTCGCCTACAAGGTCGACAATACGCGCGTCGGCCAGGATCTCGACTATGACAAGCTGAGCCTGACCATCGAAACCGACGGCACCGTCACCCCGGAAGACGCCGTGGCCTACGCCGCGCGCATCCTCCAGGACCAGCTGCAGCTGTTCGTCCACTTCGACGACAGCGCGATCGCCCCGGCCCCGGCGCAAAACCAGGGTGCAGGCGAAGGCGGCGAAGACGCCAACCAGCTCAACCGTTACCTCCTCAAGAAGGTGGACGAGCTGGAACTGTCGGTCCGCAGCGCGAACTGCCTCAAGAACGACAACATCATCTACATCGGCGACCTGGTCCAGAAGACCGAAGCCGAGATGCTGCGCACGCCGAACTTCGGCCGCAAGTCGCTCAATGAGATCAAGGAAGTGCTCGCGAGCATGGGCCTGCGTCTGGGCATGGAAATCCCGGGCTGGCCGCCTGAAAATATTGAAGAAATGGCGAAGAAGCTCGAGCAAGAGCTTCTGGGCTAA
- the rplQ gene encoding 50S ribosomal protein L17 translates to MRHRVGHRKLNRTGSHRTAMLRNMAAALIKHEQVKTTVAKAKELRPYTEKLITLAKKGGLSNRRLAHSKIMDDAQLQKLFDVLAERYKDRNGGYTRVIKAGIRKSDAAQMAVIEFVDRDEDAKGQDSGPVEIMEEEFEG, encoded by the coding sequence ATGCGCCATCGCGTTGGCCATCGCAAACTCAACCGTACCGGCAGCCACCGCACCGCCATGCTTCGCAACATGGCCGCTGCGCTGATCAAGCATGAGCAGGTGAAGACCACCGTCGCCAAGGCGAAGGAACTGCGTCCCTACACCGAAAAGCTGATCACGCTGGCGAAGAAGGGCGGGCTGTCGAACCGTCGCCTCGCGCACTCGAAGATCATGGACGACGCGCAGCTCCAGAAGCTGTTCGACGTGCTGGCCGAGCGCTACAAGGATCGCAACGGTGGGTACACCCGCGTCATCAAGGCCGGCATCCGCAAGTCGGACGCTGCGCAGATGGCGGTGATCGAATTCGTCGACCGTGACGAGGATGCCAAGGGGCAGGATTCGGGCCCGGTCGAGATCATGGAAGAAGAGTTCGAAGGCTAA